GTAGCCTGTCCTCTTAATAATATAGGAAGAGGGGAAGGCCATGATGAAGTAGGAAACATAGAATGCAAAGGCGACGAGCATTGCCTGCTGGATGGTAAGCTGGCAGGCCAATTTGAAATACGGGATGAGTACCGCATTTACCCAACTGACGAAACCGAACACAAAAAACAACATCCCGATGATAATGGTGTATTTGGTCTGGCTGCTGTTTTCGAAACCGGCAGGTGCGCCGATCACTACTGATTTTTCCATATTATCCGGCGAATTCGTCGTTTTTCAATTGTCTGTCACCCGCGTTTTGTCTGCCATGGTCAAAGCCGTTTTCCCGCTCGTAACAGATCATTTCGCCAGGCCTGAAATTTACGATAAATGCCCTTCTTTGATTTTCAGTGGCATTTCCTCTGCTGTAATGCAAAGTCCTTCCGTGGTGGAAAGTGCAGGAGCCAGGTTTGAGCTCGACAGCAACACCTTCACCCTCGCTGGCCTCGCACATCAGCGCACCGCCCTTTTTCTTGGCAAAGGTATGTGGCCTCACTTCTTTCAGGTTGGATCCCGGCACAAACCACATGCAGCCGCTGTCCAAAGTGGCGTAGTCCAGCGAAAGCCAGCAACTCGCAGCCCTTTTATCGGGAACATTCAACCAGTAAGCTTCATCCTGGTGCCATGGTGTAATGGTGTTGGTAAATGGCGATTTATTGATCAGCATATCAAAATCCATATCAAGATCGTGGCCCATCAGCTGTCTGCTTATTTCCAATGCGCGTTTATGGTACGACATTTCCAGAAGCTCAGGTCTGAAATCGCTGGGCCACATGATCTGGGTGATATTCTCTACCGTCCCACTGTTCCCAAGTTCCTCTCCCAGGTCCGATCTGCTCGCTCCGACATCGATCTTGCCGGAAAGAAAATCATCATACATTACTTTATAAAGCTCGATTTCTTCACTGGAAATCAGGTCTTCGACAACCAGGTACCCGTGGGTGGCAAAGAAATTTATTTGCTGTTTTGTAAGCTGAATGTTATCCATGATAATTCTATTAGATACGTAAATGCAGGTTAGTATGCTCAAATGTATCTATTACTTACCCCAGGTAATTATGATTTTGTAGGGTGATACAAAATTGAACATTTGAGGTTTACGTTATTTTTTGAATTTTTAATGTTAGGGGGAGTAGAAGGAAAAAAATATTATCTGTATCACCGTTTCAGGGCTTTTCCTACATGAGCCGATAATAGCGATTCTTAGGCAGTTGAGCTTCACAACTGAATAGATTTTCTATATGTAACTTACTTAAAATGAATGAGAAATAGCTGCTTATTATCGAGCAGCCCGGCTAATTGTAGGATAAATTCCTGCCAGAACCGAGAACGATAGTTGAACACCTGATCAATCCCTTAGATTTATTGCTTGAATTAGCTTGAGAAGCTTGGTCAGGTGTTCGATTTCACTCCCTCCGTCTCCACCTCAGAGGGAAGTATGATCATTTCCCTCATTTTTTATTAAAAACAATGAGTGTGTTACTCTTGTATTTTCATAACGCTGTCGTGAAAATAGTTGTGTTTGGTATGGTGCCGTAATCATTCCGATTAATTGTTAGTACGAGCAATAGGGATTACATTCCGGATAATATTTTTTGCAAATATTATCCGGAATGTAATTGGCCATAATTTTCTGTATTTGCCGATATTTGGTAAGCAATCGCCTATATCCATCTTTCAGG
The genomic region above belongs to Dyadobacter pollutisoli and contains:
- a CDS encoding phytanoyl-CoA dioxygenase family protein; translation: MDNIQLTKQQINFFATHGYLVVEDLISSEEIELYKVMYDDFLSGKIDVGASRSDLGEELGNSGTVENITQIMWPSDFRPELLEMSYHKRALEISRQLMGHDLDMDFDMLINKSPFTNTITPWHQDEAYWLNVPDKRAASCWLSLDYATLDSGCMWFVPGSNLKEVRPHTFAKKKGGALMCEASEGEGVAVELKPGSCTFHHGRTLHYSRGNATENQRRAFIVNFRPGEMICYERENGFDHGRQNAGDRQLKNDEFAG